One segment of Ziziphus jujuba cultivar Dongzao chromosome 12, ASM3175591v1 DNA contains the following:
- the LOC107429206 gene encoding putative pentatricopeptide repeat-containing protein At5g08490, producing the protein MLHPNCKTWKTTIRSYCFDAGRVESLSLFVQNLGSLFGREPNHRVLGPILKACSALSAISLGKALHGYVVKQGHFSCQAVSKAVLNMYAKCGKLDDCKQMFDQMGYYDTVIWNIILSGFSGSRMHNDEVMNLFYAMYTVGDTKPNPITVAIILPVCARLGFIDAGKCIHSYVIKSGLETNNLVGNSLVSMYAKCGLVYYDAYTAFNSISHKDAVSWNAIIAGFAENRFINDAFNLFGRMLKGPIKPNYATIATILPVCASLDESFAYRCGREIHCYVIHRNELEADVSVCNSLVSFYLRLGHTEQAESLFERMNSRDLVSWNAIIAGYTSNSEWLKALDLFHRLLSVDKIMPDSVTILSILPACGCLQNLLVGKSIHGYIFRHPSLSEDVAVGNAMISFYAKCNNVEAASKTFFTMSRTDLISWNSMLDAFAESGYNAEFLNLLVRMFAEGLRPDSVTMLIIIHFCATFLTVHKVKETQGYSIRAGYLLGDIVPTIGNALLDAYAKFGDMEYAYKIFQTLSDKKNLVTCNSMISGYVNCGAYDGARILFNKMFETDLTTWNLLVRVYAENDCPDQALDFFQQLKAQGLKPDAVTIMSLLPVCSQMASVNLLKQCHGYVVRACLDDIHLKGALLDVYAKCGAIACAYKLFQSSPYKDLVMFTAMVGGFAMHGMGKQALRVFAHMLEMGMKPDHVIITAALSACSHGGLVNEGLEIFYSIEEAHGMNPTMEQYACVVDLLARGGQVDDAFSFVTRMPIKPNPNIWGTLLGACRTYHKVELGCLVADHLFEVEADNIGNYVVMSNLYAAGARWDQVAEVRRLMKTRDLKKPAGCSWIEVEREKNTFIAGDSSHPKRGIIYSILSTLDQQIKEPVQL; encoded by the coding sequence ATGCTTCACCCAAATTGCAAAACATGGAAAACCACAATCAGAAGCTATTGTTTTGATGCCGGAAGGGTTGAAAGTTTGTCCCTTTTTGTTCAAAATTTAGGATCTTTATTTGGGCGTGAACCCAATCATCGAGTACTTGGACCCATTCTCAAGGCATGTTCTGCCCTCTCTGCCATCAGCTTGGGGAAGGCTCTTCATGGTTATGTTGTGAAACAGGGCCATTTTTCCTGTCAGGCTGTATCCAAAGCAGTGCTTAACATGTATGCCAAATGTGGCAAGCTTGATGATTGCAAACAAATGTTTGACCAGATGGGCTACTATGACACTGTCATATGGAACATCATTCTATCTGGGTTTTCTGGTTCTCGAATGCACAATGACGAAGTAATGAACTTGTTTTATGCAATGTATACAGTTGGTGATACGAAGCCCAACCCTATTACCGTTGCTATCATTTTGCCAGTGTGTGCTCGATTAGGATTCATAGATGCAGGAAAATGCATTCATTCTTATGTGATTAAATCTGGATTGGAGACAAATAACCTTGTAGGAAATTCTCTTGTATCAATGTATGCAAAATGTGGCCTAGTTTACTACGATGCGTATACTGCATTTAATAGCATTAGCCACAAGGATGCTGTTTCATGGAATGCTATTATTGCAGGGTTTGCTGAGAATAGGTTCATCAATGATGCGTTCAATTTATTTGGCCGGATGCTGAAAGGTCCAATAAAACCCAACTATGCAACTATTGCAACTATTTTGCCTGTTTGTGCTTCTTTAGATGAAAGTTTTGCCTACCGGTGTGGAAGAGAAATCCATTGTTATGTAATACACAGGAATGAATTGGAAGCAGATGTTTCTGTGTGCAATTCTTTAGTAAGCTTCTATTTAAGACTTGGACATACAGAACAAGCTGAATCCTTGTTCGAAAGGATGAACTCTAGAGACTTGGTTTCGTGGAATGCTATTATTGCAGGGTATACATCAAATAGTGAATGGTTGAAAGCGTTGGATTTATTTCATAGGTTACTTTCAGTGGATAAAATTATGCCTGATTCTGTAACTATTCTCAGCATTCTTCCTGCTTGTGGATGCTTACAGAACTTGCTGGTAGGCAAAAGCATACATGGGTATATTTTTCGACATCCTAGCTTGTCTGAAGATGTGGCTGTCGGAAATGCCATGATAAGTTTCTATGCAAAATGCAACAATGTAGAGGCAGcatccaaaacattttttaCCATGTCCAGGACAGATTTAATATCATGGAATTCTATGCTTGATGCCTTTGCAGAAAGTGGGTATAATGCTGAGTTTCTGAACCTATTAGTAAGGATGTTTGCTGAAGGATTAAGGCCCGACTCTGTTACCATGTTGATCATTATTCATTTTTGTGCTACATTTTTGACAGTACACAAGGTTAAGGAAACTCAAGGTTATTCTATTAGGGCTGGTTATTTATTAGGTGATATCGTACCCACCATTGGAAATGCATTACTTGATGCATATGCGAAATTTGGTGACATGGAATATGCATACAAGATTTTTCAAACTTTATCAGACAAAAAGAACTTGGTCACTTGCAATTCAATGATCTCGGGTTATGTAAATTGTGGAGCATATGATGGTGCACGTATTTTATTTAACAAGATGTTTGAAACAGATCTCACAACTTGGAATCTGTTGGTTCGTGTTTATGCTGAAAATGATTGTCCTGATCAAGCTCTTGATTTCTTCCAGCAGTTAAAAGCTCAAGGATTGAAGCCTGACGCTGTGACTATCATGAGCCTCCTTCCAGTATGTTCTCAGATGGCCTCAGTCAATCTTCTGAAGCAGTGTCATGGATATGTTGTCAGAGCTTGTCTTGATGATATTCATTTGAAGGGAGCTCTGTTAGATGTATATGCAAAATGTGGTGCTATAGCCTGCGCTTATAAGCTCTTTCAGTCAAGCCCATACAAGGATCTGGTTATGTTCACAGCTATGGTGGGTGGGTTTGCAATGCATGGTATGGGGAAACAGGCATTGAGGGTCTTTGCTCATATGCTTGAGATGGGTATGAAGCCTGATCATGTTATCATCACTGCTGCTTTATCTGCTTGCAGTCATGGTGGCCTTGTGAATGAAGGGTTGGAGATATTTTATTCAATAGAAGAGGCTCATGGGATGAATCCAACCATGGAACAGTATGCTTGTGTGGTGGATCTTCTTGCTCGAGGTGGCCAAGTTGATGATGCTTTTTCCTTTGTTACAAGGATGCCAATTAAACCTAATCCAAACATTTGGGGGACATTGCTAGGTGCCTGTAGGACATATCACAAGGTGGAATTGGGCTGTCTTGTGGCTGATCACCTGTTTGAAGTTGAAGCTGATAATATTGGCAACTACGTAGTGATGTCAAACCTATATGCGGCAGGGGCTAGATGGGATCAGGTTGCAGAAGTAAGAAGACTGATGAAGACTAGAGATTTGAAAAAGCCAGCAGGATGCAGCTGGATTGAAGTAGAGAGGGAGAAGAACACTTTCATAGCAGGAGATTCTTCTCATCCAAAAAGAGGCATTATTTATAGTATACTAAGTACATTGGatcaacaaataaaagaacCCGTACAGTTATGA
- the LOC107429187 gene encoding uncharacterized protein LOC107429187, with amino-acid sequence MPNQFVFLQGEELRRLAKLVYYQEVENVKNIHFKSEDERRKYLNESKACYTSAQGLLDSGEKIKRDYEKDETRSSIAHKIFSGMEWTINTSFQCVRNYTLRKNCLTKVAEYSKTLIHKLQNLDPADTSGVLKLLADATEYEKAMVEYATKHSNTILSSFSNWIKSERITFESLLIRFKNKLRFEGPFKNLENAQKVQVYEEILEASGRGRGLSIGFSKIVGAAGVAVLLLTAGIMVWDVYTSEHKFQTATHDAVVATALVGGSMLGNIVGAALTTELVGAEAAVLGRVWLQWEDSLLALPGPSF; translated from the exons ATGCCTAATCAGTTCGTTTTTCTCCAAGGTGAAGAGCTGCGGCGTCTGGCAAAGTTGGTTTACTACCAGGAAGTAGAGAACGTTAAAAACATCCATTTCAAGTCGGAAGATGAACGGCGAAAGTACCTAAACGAAAGCAAAGCTTGCTACACATCCGCACAGGGGCTATTGGACAGTGgtgagaaaataaaaagggatTATGAAAAGGATGAAACTCGATCTTCCATTGCCCATAAGATCTTCTCCGGTATGGAATGGACAATCAACACTTCCTTCCAGTGCGTCCGCAACTACACCCTTCGAAAGAACTGCCTTACCAAAGTCGCTGAATATTCCAAAACTCTCATCCACAAACTGCAAAACTTGGATCCTGCAGACACTTCAGGTGTTCTAAAACTACTTGCTGATGCAACGGAATACGAGAAAGCTATGGTGGAGTATGCCACCAAGCATTCAAATACTATTCTTTCCTCTTTTTCCAACTGGATCAAGAGCGAACGCATCACCTTCGAGAGCTTACTCATAAG GTTTAAGAATAAGCTCAGGTTTGAAGGGCCTTTCAAGAATCTTGAAAATGCGCAAAAGGTGCag GTATACGAGGAAATCTTGGAGGCATCAGGGAGGGGAAGAGGTCTATCAATAGGGTTCTCAAAAATTGTTGGGGCCGCAGGGGTTGCCGTACTCCTGCTGACGGCAGGCATTATGGTATGGGATGTATATACCTCGGAACACAAGTTTCAAACGGCGACACACGATGCTGTGGTAGCGACGGCATTGGTGGGGGGTTCGATGCTGGGGAATATCGTCGGAGCAGCCCTGACCACGGAGTTAGTGGGCGCCGAGGCAGCTGTATTGGGGCGAGTCTGGTTGCAGTGGGAGGATTCGTTATTGGCATTGCCGGGGCCTTCATTCTGA